From one Montipora capricornis isolate CH-2021 chromosome 10, ASM3666992v2, whole genome shotgun sequence genomic stretch:
- the LOC138019404 gene encoding cleavage and polyadenylation specificity factor subunit 5-like: MAVNDRMNARGWPRNRASSNAGKYLTGPQGAQMDRTVRLYPLTNYTFGTKEALYEKDSSVQARFTRMREEYDKFGMRKTVEGVLIVHEHGLPHVLLLQLGTTFFKLPGGELVAGEDEIDGLKRSMTEILGRPEQGTEVDWVVEDSLGNWWRPNFEAPQYPYIPAHITKPKEQRKLFLVQLGEKANFAVPRNYKLVAAPLFELYDNSPGYGPIIASLPQLLSRFSFIYL; the protein is encoded by the exons ATGGCGGTCAATGATAGAATGAACGCACGAGGTTGGCCAAGAAATCGAGCATCAAGTAATGCAGGAAAATACTTAACTGGACCTCAAGGAGCTCAAATGGATCGAACAGTCCGACT GTATCCTTTAACAAATTACACATTTGGAACCAAGGAAGCATTGTATGAGAAGGACAG TTCAGTGCAGGCAAGATTTACTAGGATGAG GGAAGAGTATGATAAATTTGGCATGAGGAAAACTGTTGAAGGAGTACTCATTGTGCACGAGCATGGATTGCCTCATGTGTTACTTCTGCAGCTAGGaacaacatttttcaaact GCCTGGTGGTGAATTAGTTGCAGGAGAAGATGAGATAGATGGACTTAAAAGATCCATGACTGAA ATCTTGGGTCGACCTGAGCAAGGAACTGAAGTTGACTGGGTTGTAGAGGACTCCCTTGGAAACTGGTGGAGACCAAATTTTGAAGCCCCTCAG TACCCATATATCCCTGCTCACATAACCAAACCTAAAGAGCAAAGAAAGCTGTTCTTGGTTCAACTAGGAGAAAAGG CTAATTTCGCCGTGCCTCGTAATTACAAGCTGGTTGCTGCTCCGTTATTCGAGCTGTATGACAATTCACCAGGCTATGGACCAATTATTGCCAGTCTTCCCCAGTTGCTTAGTAG GTTTAGCTTCATATATTTGTAA
- the LOC138019361 gene encoding uncharacterized protein, whose translation MSSLKETRDLLLVSRVKGIINANEFAILYDVNMSKNPLFPYDNYEEFSLGNFSEEECIAEFRVEKNDLPVLGDALGIPPVFRCSQRSVFQGMEGLCMLLKRLAYPCRYSDMIPRFGRPVPEISMMTNVVLDWIYNEHGHHLTDFNQPFLSRASLRTYADAIHQKGAALNNCWGFVDGTVRPICRPLQNQRIVYNGHKRVHALKFQSIVTPNGLIANLYGPVEGRKHDSGMLADSGVYNELARNSFDPAGHPLCLYGDPAYPLRVHLQAPFRNAVLTQQMEDFNNSMSAVRSSVEWLFSDVINDFKFLDFKKNLKIGLSSVGKMYVVSALLRNAITCLYGNTTSSFFDLDPPNIYDYFS comes from the exons ATGTCCAGCTTAAAGGAAACGCGAGATTTACTTTTAGTTTCCCGTGTCAAAGGAATCATAAACGCAAATGAATTTGCCATTCTTTACGACGTAAATATGTCAAAAAATCCACTATTTCCGTACGACAACTATGAAGAATTCTCACTGGGCAATTTCAGCGAAGAAGAATGCATAGCGGAATTTCGtgttgagaaaaatgatttGCCTGTTTTGGGAGATGCCCTTGGAATTCCACCGGTGTTCCGTTGCTCGCAGAGGTCCGTGTTTCAAGGAATGGAAGGCTTGTGTATGCTACTTAAACGACTTGCATATCCTTGTCGTTACAGTGACATGATTCCACGATTTGGCAGACCTGTCCCAGAAATTAGCATGATGACCAATGTTGTTCTAGACTGGATTTACAACGAACATGGCCACCATCTTACTGATTTTAACCAGCCCTTCCTCTCCCGTGCCTCTCTGCGAACATATGCAGATGCAATCCATCAAAAAGGCGCAGCGTTGAATAACTGCTGGGGTTTCGTTGATGGCACTGTCCGTCCTATTTGCCGCCCACTCCAAAATCAGCGAATCGTCTACAATGGCCACAAAAGGGTACATGCCTTGAAGTTCCAATCTATTGTAACCCCTAATGGTCTTATTGCCAACTTGTATGGCCCAGTTG aGGGCAGGAAGCATGACAGCGGGATGCTTGCCGATTCCGGAGTGTACAATGAGTTGGCTAGGAACTCTTTTGACCCGGCTGGACACCCTTTGTGCCTATACGGAGACCCGGCATACCCGCTGAGAGTCCACCTCCAAGCTCCCTTCAGAAATGCGGTTCTTACCCAGCAGATGGAAGATTTTAATAATTCAATGAGTGCCGTTCGCTCTTCAGTTGAGTGGCTTTTCAGCGACGTTATCAACGATTTTAAGTTtcttgattttaagaaaaacttaaaGATAGGTTTGAGCTCAGTGGGAAAAATGTATGTAGTTTCTGCTTTGCTCAGGAATGCCATAACATGCTTGTATGGAAACACCACATCCAGTTTTTTTGATCTCGACCCTCCAAATATTTATGATTATTTCTCTTAA
- the LOC138021258 gene encoding uncharacterized protein, whose translation MFGDIGLDWGIRKCAAIHIKGGKLQKTENLPLTSGSQIPVLGEGDHDKFLGKVQNVNQLDKQVFEQASQEYLRRLAAIWTSPLSIPRKVKATNTFAYPVLQYYMWSSEWAIEDLQELDRKTRAVIAQNKGKHNSESNPTLYLSPDLGGRGFKEIEIRYKVTKIKTAHYTTTSKDPHIEVVRTFQDVKEAKKSRSVIKDAKTYAQQLNVDVTFDEQHKSTSVTMGEKETLFKISSPKYIQQTLKEATDTKYKQKVSEQLWLGNYVTQRWKDNDISKDNFNPIMKWKNIPDVVLSVHTSILQQLVPTKVYRVKKQKEQGLDLVCTLCHSAEETVPHLLCGCSAIAQTIYKARHDRMLRPIYHLLLSAYNMANDDSKAWYKQAIPKASAENDEAKIL comes from the coding sequence ATGTTTGGTGATATAGGCCTAGACTGGGGAATTCGAAAGTGCGCCGCGATCCACATCAAGGGAGGAAAGCTCCAGAAAACCGAGAACCTACCCCTTACAAGCGGTAGCCAAATACCAGTACTAGGAGAGGGAGACCATGACAAATTTCTCGGTAAGGTACAGAATGTCAACCAATTAGACAAACAGGTGTTTGAGCAGGCCAGTCAAGAGTACTTAAGAAGACTAGCAGCTATATGGACCTCCCCACTCTCCATACCAAGAAAAGTAAAGGCCACAAACACGTTTGCTTACCCAGTTCTCCAATATTATATGTGGTCAAGTGAATGGGCGATAGAAGACCTACAAGAACTGGACAGAAAGACCCGAGCAGTAatagcccagaacaaaggcaagcacaaCTCTGAGTCGAACCCGACCTTATACCTATCACCAGATTTAGGCGGGAGAGGCTTCAAAGAAATAGAGATACGGTATAAAGTTACGAAGATAAAGACCGCACACTACACCACGACCAGTAAAGATCCCCATATAGAAGTAGTGAGAACCTTTCAGGACGTCAAGGAAGCAAAAAAGAGTAGATCAGTGATAAAAGATGCCAAGACTTACGCCCAGCAATTAAACGTAGATGTAACATTCGACGAACAGCACAAATCCACCTCAGTAACAATGGGTGAGAAGGAAACTTTGTTCAAGATCAGTAGTCCAAAGTACATTCAGCAAACCCTTAAAGAGGCAACAGACACAAAGTACAAACAAAAAGTCTCCGAACAACTATGGCTGGGCAACTATGTCACTCAACGCTGGAAAGACAATGACATCTCTAAAGACAACTTCAACCCAATCATGAAGTGGAAAAACATACCGGACGTCGTACTAAGTGTGCACACCAGTATTCTACAACAGCTCGTCCCTACAAAGGTTTACAgggtaaagaaacaaaaagaacaaggctTAGATTTAGTGTGCACACTGTGCCACAGTGCAGAAGAAACCGTCCCACATCTATTATGCGGCTGCTCTGCCATTGCCCAAACAATCTACAAGGCGAGACACGATAGAATGTTAAGGCCGATTTACCATCTCTTATTATCAGCATATAACATGGCAAACGACGACTCCAAAGCGTGGTATAAACAAGCGATCCCGAAAGCAAGCGCAGAAAACGACGAAGCTAAAATTCTCTGA